One Rhododendron vialii isolate Sample 1 chromosome 2a, ASM3025357v1 genomic region harbors:
- the LOC131316365 gene encoding protein CANDIDATE G-PROTEIN COUPLED RECEPTOR 7-like, with the protein MAFPSSLLLLLLLLIALSLTFSLSLAEIRFSDIRSDDRPIIPLDEFGFTHRGRLELNVTKISLSNPNANLDLSGLGFFLCTRDSWLHVLQQIEDGEITCALRSNLVKPVYTFDSLRNDARSFNSLYLHDDADQYSLVFANCLPHLKISMAVRSAMYNLDGKSDVRDYLSAGRTILPRVYFLFSLTYFCLAGAWIYVLYKKRLTVYGIHFFMLAVVVLKALNLLCEAEDKSYIKRTGSAHGWDVLFYIFSFLKGITLFTLIVLIGTGWSFLKPYLQDKEKKVLMIVIPLQVVANIAQVAIDESGPYGQDWVTWKQVFLLVDVLCCCAVLFPIVWSIKNLREAARTDGKAAVNLMKLTLFRQYYVFVICYIYFTRVVVYALETITSYRYLWTTVVAGELATLAFYVYTGYKFKPEAHNPYFVVDDEEEEAAAEALKLEDEFEL; encoded by the coding sequence ATGGCGTTCccttcctctctcctcctcctcctcctcctcctcatcgccctctccctcacattctctctctccttggccGAGATCCGTTTCTCCGACATCCGCTCCGACGACCGCCCCATCATCCCCTTGGACGAGTTCGGTTTCACCCACCGCGGCCGCCTCGAACTCAACGTCACCAAaatctccctctccaaccccAACGCCAACCTCGACCTCTCCGGGCTCGGCTTCTTCCTCTGCACCCGCGACTCCTGGCTCCACGTCCTCCAACAAATCGAGGACGGCGAGATCACCTGCGCCCTCCGATCCAACCTCGTCAAGCCCGTCTACACCTTCGACTCCCTCCGAAACGACGCCCGCAGCTTCAACTCCCTCTACCTCCACGACGACGCCGACCAGTACTCCCTCGTCTTCGCCAACTGCCTCCCCCACCTCAAGATCTCCATGGCCGTCCGATCCGCCATGTACAACCTCGACGGCAAATCCGACGTCCGCGATTATCTCTCCGCCGGTAGGACCATTCTGCCCAGGGTTTACTTCCTCTTCTCGCTCACCTATTTCTGTTTGGCCGGTGCTTGGATATATGTTTTGTATAAGAAGCGGTTGACTGTGTACGGTATCCATTTCTTTATGCTGGCTGTTGTGGTGCTAAAAGCGTTGAATCTTCTGTGTGAGGCTGAGGATAAGTCGTATATTAAGCGAACAGGTAGTGCGCACGGTTGGGATGTCTTGTTTTATATATTCAGTTTTCTGAAAGGGATTACTTTGTTTACGTTGATTGTGTTGATTGGGACCGGGTGGTCGTTCTTGAAGCCGTATTTACAGGACAAGGAAAAGAAGGTTTTGATGATTGTGATACCGCTTCAGGTTGTTGCTAACATAGCTCAGGTTGCGATTGACGAGTCGGGGCCGTACGGGCAGGATTGGGTGACTTGGAAGCAGGTGTTTTTGTTGGTTGATGTTCTTTGCTGCTGCGCAGTTTTGTTCCCTATCGTGTGGTCGATTAAGAACTTGCGGGAGGCTGCGCGGACAGATGGGAAGGCGGCTGTGAACTTGATGAAGCTGACTCTGTTCCGACAGTACTATGTTTTCGTTATTTGCTATATTTATTTCACGCGCGTCGTGGTGTATGCGTTGGAGACGATTACGTCGTATAGGTATCTTTGGACCACTGTGGTGGCCGGGGAATTGGCAACGCTGGCTTTCTATGTGTATACGGGTTATAAGTTCAAGCCTGAGGCTCATAACCCGTATTTTGTCGTTGACGATGAAGAGGAGGAAGCTGCGGCTGAAGCGTTGAAACTCGAAGATGAGTTTGAATTGTGA